From a region of the Stenotrophomonas sp. BIO128-Bstrain genome:
- a CDS encoding HIT family protein: MSEFELDSRLATDSVLVAEGPLSQVRLMNDERYPWLILVPRLSGVTEWIDLDGEQQDKLRTELNRACKALKGTDGVEKINIGSLGNIVRQLHFHVIGRHVGDPAWPGPVWGQGQAHRFDPEVLAERVALWKERLGYSPQP, encoded by the coding sequence ATGAGCGAGTTCGAACTGGATTCACGCCTGGCCACCGACAGCGTACTGGTAGCAGAAGGGCCGTTATCGCAAGTGCGATTGATGAACGATGAAAGGTATCCCTGGCTGATCCTGGTCCCACGCCTGAGTGGCGTGACCGAATGGATCGACCTGGATGGCGAGCAGCAGGACAAGCTGCGGACCGAGTTGAACCGGGCGTGCAAGGCGCTCAAGGGCACCGATGGGGTCGAGAAGATCAACATCGGCTCGCTGGGCAACATCGTGCGCCAGCTGCATTTCCATGTGATCGGGCGCCATGTCGGCGATCCGGCATGGCCGGGCCCGGTCTGGGGCCAGGGGCAGGCACACCGTTTTGACCCGGAGGTGCTGGCCGAGCGTGTCGCACTCTGGAAGGAACGGCTAGGATATTCGCCCCAGCCCTAG
- a CDS encoding dienelactone hydrolase family protein has protein sequence MGEWITLDTHYGPVRAWQATPAGKPRGGLVVIQEIFGANPHIRAVADDYAAKGYAVLAPSFFDLAESAPDGTEPPELPYDSEGVAAGLQMVDELGVEKALEIVRAAASRLAPAGKVGTVGYCWGGSIALLSALRLGLPSVSYYGARNVKYLDEAPKAPVMFHFGAQDKSIPPEAIKAHREKLPQMATFVYPADHAFNRSVGHAYDPDSAHLALERTLDFFAEHLG, from the coding sequence ATGGGTGAGTGGATCACGCTCGATACGCATTACGGACCGGTCCGCGCCTGGCAGGCAACGCCGGCAGGCAAACCGCGCGGGGGCCTGGTGGTGATCCAGGAGATTTTCGGCGCCAACCCGCACATCCGCGCGGTGGCCGACGACTATGCCGCCAAGGGCTATGCGGTGCTGGCCCCCTCGTTCTTCGACCTGGCCGAGTCGGCCCCGGACGGGACCGAACCGCCGGAACTGCCTTACGACAGTGAAGGCGTGGCCGCCGGCCTGCAGATGGTGGACGAACTCGGGGTGGAAAAAGCGCTGGAGATCGTCCGGGCCGCCGCGTCGCGGCTGGCACCGGCTGGCAAGGTCGGCACGGTGGGCTACTGCTGGGGCGGCAGCATCGCCCTGCTCTCCGCGCTGCGCCTGGGCCTGCCCTCAGTCAGCTATTACGGCGCCCGCAATGTGAAGTACCTGGACGAAGCGCCCAAGGCGCCGGTCATGTTCCACTTCGGCGCCCAGGACAAGAGCATCCCGCCTGAAGCGATCAAGGCCCACCGCGAGAAGCTGCCGCAGATGGCCACGTTCGTCTACCCGGCCGATCATGCCTTCAACCGCAGCGTCGGACATGCGTATGATCCAGACAGCGCCCACCTGGCGCTGGAACGCACCCTGGACTTCTTTGCGGAGCATCTTGGATGA
- the rimO gene encoding 30S ribosomal protein S12 methylthiotransferase RimO, which produces MSQLNPKVGFVSLGCPKALVDSERILTQLRSEGYDIVPSYDSADVVVVNTCGFIDSAVTESLDAIGEAMNANGKVIVTGCLGKRPEQIREAYPNVLAVSGPQDYMSVMEAVHAALPPKHDPFVDLVPDYGIKLTPRHYAYLKISEGCNHKCSFCIIPSMRGKLVSRPVDEVLREAERLVRGGVKELLVVSQDTSAYGVDVKYAERMWRDKAYQTRLKALCEGLSELDAWTRMHYVYPYPHVDEIVPLMAENRILPYLDIPFQHASPRILKLMKRPGAVDKTLERVQRWRQLCPDITVRSTFIVGFPGETDAEFEELLSFLDEAQLDRVGAFAYSPVTGATANDLPGAVPEEVKQERLARFMERQAEISAARLEAKIGTVQQCLVDAIEDGIAVARSKADAPEIDGLVHIQNAEEAKLRVGQFVDVEITESDDHDLFGDAILAAEARKPFDLHVL; this is translated from the coding sequence ATGTCCCAGCTGAACCCCAAAGTCGGCTTCGTCAGCCTTGGCTGCCCGAAGGCCCTTGTCGATTCCGAGCGCATCCTGACCCAGCTGCGGTCCGAGGGCTACGACATCGTTCCCTCTTATGACTCGGCCGACGTGGTGGTGGTCAACACCTGCGGCTTCATCGATTCGGCCGTGACCGAGTCGCTGGATGCGATCGGCGAGGCGATGAACGCCAACGGCAAGGTGATCGTCACCGGTTGCCTGGGCAAACGCCCGGAGCAGATCCGCGAGGCCTACCCGAACGTGTTGGCGGTGTCCGGTCCGCAGGACTACATGAGCGTGATGGAGGCCGTGCACGCCGCGCTGCCGCCCAAGCACGATCCCTTCGTGGATCTGGTGCCCGATTACGGCATCAAGCTGACCCCGCGCCATTACGCGTACCTGAAGATTTCCGAAGGCTGCAACCACAAGTGCAGCTTCTGCATCATCCCCTCGATGCGCGGCAAGCTGGTCTCGCGCCCGGTGGATGAGGTGCTGCGCGAAGCCGAGCGGCTGGTGCGTGGTGGCGTCAAGGAACTGCTGGTGGTGTCCCAGGACACCTCGGCCTATGGCGTGGACGTGAAGTACGCCGAGCGCATGTGGCGTGACAAGGCCTACCAGACCCGCCTGAAGGCGCTGTGCGAAGGCCTCTCCGAGCTGGATGCGTGGACCCGCATGCATTACGTCTACCCGTACCCGCACGTGGACGAGATCGTGCCGCTGATGGCCGAGAACCGGATCCTGCCGTACCTGGATATCCCGTTCCAGCATGCCAGCCCGCGCATCCTCAAGCTGATGAAGCGCCCGGGCGCGGTCGACAAGACGCTCGAGCGCGTGCAGCGCTGGCGCCAGCTGTGCCCGGACATCACGGTGCGCTCGACCTTCATCGTCGGCTTCCCCGGCGAGACCGATGCCGAGTTCGAGGAGCTGCTGAGCTTCCTGGACGAGGCGCAGCTGGACCGCGTCGGTGCGTTCGCTTACTCGCCGGTCACCGGCGCGACCGCCAACGATCTGCCCGGTGCGGTGCCCGAAGAAGTGAAGCAGGAGCGCCTGGCCCGCTTCATGGAGCGCCAGGCGGAGATTTCCGCCGCGCGCCTGGAAGCCAAGATCGGCACCGTGCAGCAGTGCCTGGTCGATGCCATCGAAGACGGCATCGCGGTGGCCCGTTCCAAGGCCGATGCACCGGAGATCGACGGTCTGGTGCATATCCAGAACGCGGAAGAAGCCAAGCTGCGCGTGGGTCAGTTCGTCGATGTGGAGATCACCGAGAGCGACGACCACGATCTGTTCGGTGACGCGATCCTCGCCGCCGAAGCGCGCAAGCCGTTCGATCTGCACGTGCTGTGA
- a CDS encoding DUF3025 domain-containing protein, producing MVSASAADTGGRRRFIAPPRNAVDAACFAQPIYAGLREFQDLMGASDWPTIAALDARLALPDKHLAEQDEALLADGLHYETRIAGRGRIATRADNWHDLFNALIWARYPAIKRALNQQQCRHIAAMAPGQRNRAQAALTQFDETGVIVRVRDPALLGAWDRHDWPALFVDGAGHWRNGDIAVAAVIGHALLEQALLPDRLLVGKCVVVPSDDDASAVAAVAQAIADGERLGDPLELRPLPLAGIPGWHARQAAAFYAQADYFRPLRPGRVYPTALG from the coding sequence ATCGTATCGGCGTCGGCTGCCGATACTGGCGGTCGACGCCGCTTCATCGCACCACCGCGCAACGCGGTGGATGCGGCCTGCTTCGCACAGCCGATCTATGCCGGGCTGCGCGAGTTCCAGGATCTGATGGGCGCATCCGACTGGCCCACCATCGCAGCACTCGATGCGCGCCTCGCGTTGCCAGACAAGCATCTGGCCGAGCAGGACGAGGCGTTGCTGGCCGACGGCCTGCACTATGAAACGCGCATCGCCGGGCGCGGCCGGATCGCCACGCGTGCGGACAACTGGCATGACCTGTTCAACGCCCTGATCTGGGCGCGTTACCCTGCCATCAAGCGCGCGCTCAACCAGCAGCAATGCCGGCACATCGCGGCGATGGCGCCGGGGCAACGCAACCGTGCGCAGGCTGCACTGACCCAGTTCGACGAAACAGGCGTGATCGTGCGGGTGCGCGACCCTGCGCTGCTGGGCGCATGGGACCGGCACGACTGGCCGGCGCTGTTCGTGGACGGAGCAGGGCACTGGCGCAACGGTGATATCGCCGTCGCGGCGGTGATCGGGCATGCGCTGCTGGAGCAGGCCCTGCTGCCGGACCGCCTGCTGGTCGGCAAGTGCGTGGTGGTACCGAGTGATGACGATGCCAGTGCGGTCGCGGCGGTGGCGCAGGCCATCGCGGACGGTGAGCGGCTTGGTGATCCGTTGGAGCTGCGTCCGTTGCCGTTGGCGGGGATTCCCGGGTGGCACGCGCGGCAGGCGGCGGCCTTCTATGCGCAGGCCGACTACTTCCGCCCGTTGCGCCCGGGGCGCGTGTATCCCACAGCGCTGGGGTGA
- the greB gene encoding transcription elongation factor GreB, giving the protein MSRWRPPAEKSTALITAQGHQRLKTELDELWRHKRPEVVKALAAAAAEGDRSENAEYTYRKKQLGEIDRRVRYLTKRLEALRIVDTAPTDPNAVFFGATVELENVDSGDIHVYRIVGPDETDAGAGWISIDSPLARALLKKRVDDEFEVELPSGRHGFAILSVAYPG; this is encoded by the coding sequence ATGTCGCGTTGGCGTCCCCCCGCGGAAAAAAGCACGGCCCTGATCACCGCACAGGGCCACCAGCGGCTGAAGACCGAACTGGATGAACTGTGGCGGCACAAGCGCCCGGAGGTGGTGAAGGCGCTGGCCGCCGCCGCCGCGGAAGGCGACCGCTCCGAGAATGCCGAATACACCTACCGCAAGAAGCAGCTAGGTGAGATCGACCGGCGCGTGCGTTACCTGACCAAGCGACTGGAGGCGCTGCGCATCGTCGATACGGCGCCGACCGATCCGAACGCCGTGTTCTTCGGCGCGACGGTCGAGCTGGAGAACGTCGACTCGGGCGATATCCACGTGTACCGCATCGTTGGTCCGGACGAGACCGACGCCGGTGCCGGCTGGATCAGCATCGATTCGCCCTTGGCCCGCGCATTGCTGAAGAAGCGCGTGGACGATGAGTTCGAAGTGGAACTGCCCAGTGGCCGCCATGGGTTTGCGATCCTGTCGGTGGCGTATCCCGGCTGA
- a CDS encoding helicase HerA-like domain-containing protein has protein sequence MDPILLGKGITDDIPVTLLPRLGNRHGLVAGATGTGKTVTLMTLAEGFSRIGVPVFLADVKGDVSGLAVAGAGTDALLQRAKDLGVADYAPAASPTIFWDLYGKLGHPVRTTVSEMGPTLLARILELNDTQAGVLDIVFKLADDRGLLLLDLDDLRALLGLVAEERKDISTEYGLVSAQTVAAIQRSLLRLSQDGGEAFFGEPALELADIMRVNHDGRGVIGILAADQLVLKPRLYSTFLLWLLSELFETLPEVGDLEKPKLVFIFDEAHLLFDDAPPALAQRIEQVVRLIRSKGVGVYFCSQFPDDVPANILGQLGNRVQHALRAFTPRDQKAVKVAAETFVPNPKLDVAATLAKLGTGEALVSTLQDKGIPSPVQQTQIAPPRCRMGAISEAERAQVRAGSPVGTRYDTAINRESAAERLAQRAQQAVEQADAPKARTRQQDEAQEGGFGQSIKDAIFGTKRRQGMIETMAKQTTRTVGTKLGNQIVRGLLGGIFGGKR, from the coding sequence TGCTCGGCAAAGGCATCACCGACGATATCCCCGTCACCCTGTTGCCGCGGCTGGGCAACCGGCACGGCCTGGTGGCCGGCGCGACCGGTACCGGCAAGACCGTCACCCTGATGACGCTGGCCGAAGGCTTCTCGCGGATCGGCGTGCCGGTGTTCCTGGCTGATGTGAAGGGTGACGTGTCCGGCCTCGCCGTAGCCGGTGCCGGGACGGATGCGCTGCTGCAGCGCGCGAAGGACCTGGGCGTGGCCGACTACGCGCCCGCCGCCAGCCCCACCATTTTCTGGGACCTGTACGGCAAGCTCGGCCACCCGGTGCGCACCACGGTGAGCGAGATGGGCCCGACCCTGCTGGCCCGCATCCTGGAGCTCAACGACACCCAGGCCGGCGTGCTGGACATCGTGTTCAAGCTCGCCGACGACCGCGGCCTGCTGCTGCTCGACCTGGATGACCTGCGCGCCCTGCTCGGCCTGGTCGCCGAAGAGCGCAAGGACATCTCCACCGAATACGGGCTGGTCAGCGCGCAGACGGTGGCGGCCATCCAGCGTTCGCTGCTGCGCCTGTCGCAGGACGGCGGCGAGGCCTTCTTCGGCGAGCCTGCGCTGGAGCTGGCCGACATCATGCGCGTCAACCACGACGGCCGCGGCGTGATCGGCATCCTCGCCGCCGACCAGCTGGTACTGAAACCGCGGCTGTACTCGACCTTCCTGCTGTGGCTGCTCTCGGAGCTGTTCGAAACACTGCCGGAAGTGGGCGATCTGGAGAAGCCCAAGCTGGTCTTCATCTTCGATGAAGCGCATCTGCTCTTCGATGACGCACCGCCCGCGTTGGCGCAGCGCATCGAGCAGGTGGTCCGGCTGATCCGTTCCAAGGGCGTGGGCGTGTATTTCTGCTCGCAGTTCCCCGATGACGTGCCGGCCAACATTCTTGGCCAGCTCGGCAACCGCGTGCAGCACGCGCTGCGTGCGTTCACCCCGCGCGACCAGAAGGCGGTGAAGGTCGCCGCCGAAACCTTCGTGCCCAATCCGAAACTGGACGTGGCTGCCACGCTGGCCAAGCTGGGTACCGGCGAGGCGCTGGTCTCCACACTGCAGGACAAGGGCATCCCCTCCCCCGTGCAGCAGACCCAGATCGCACCGCCGCGCTGCCGGATGGGTGCGATCAGCGAGGCCGAACGTGCGCAGGTGCGCGCCGGCAGCCCGGTCGGCACCCGCTACGACACCGCGATCAATCGCGAATCGGCGGCGGAACGGCTGGCGCAGCGCGCGCAGCAGGCGGTCGAGCAGGCCGATGCGCCCAAGGCCCGCACCCGCCAGCAGGATGAGGCGCAGGAAGGCGGCTTCGGCCAGTCGATCAAGGATGCGATCTTCGGCACCAAGCGCCGCCAGGGCATGATCGAAACCATGGCCAAGCAGACCACGCGCACCGTCGGCACCAAGCTGGGCAACCAGATCGTGCGCGGCCTGCTGGGCGGTATTTTCGGCGGAAAGCGCTGA